The Streptomyces sp. NBC_00162 sequence TGAACCCCTTGGCGGGCCCTTCGGGGACGATCACCTCCGTCCCGTAGGGCATCCGCACCTCGGAGGCATACCGTGCCTCACCCGGCACGGGGCCGGTCAGCACGCTGACGGTGCCGTGCCCGTCGTAGTCGTCGATCATCACGTACACCGGGATTTCGGCCCGCGCGTACGCCCGCCGCTTGCGTTCGCGGTCGCGCTCGAGGGATTCCTTGCCGGGTGACACCACTTCCGCGATCAGCTGGACCGCGGAGGCATCGATTCCGAGACCGTCCTCGGTGACGTGCTCCTCGGCGTCTTCCAAGGCGATGAACACGTCCGGGATCCAGACCTTGCGCTTGTGGATGACGTTCATGTCCTGGCGGGCGACGAACTCGCCCTGCGCGAGGAAGACGACCAGCGCGTCCCGCAGGCGATTGGCGATCCGACCGTGTGAGTAGCGACCCGTGGGTGACACCTCGATGAACCCCTCGACGATCTCGGCGTGGTAGCCCTCGGGGAGTTCCATGGCTTTCCATGCCTGCCACAGGACGTCGTCCAGGTCCGACGGGGGAGTCGCGACCTTCGGCATTACGGCCTCCAGCGTCTCGTGGGCGAGAGCGGTCATGTGCAGCACCTCCTCTAAGTGTGGGCGTCGCCGGCCGGGCGGCACAAGCGACCCTCTGACGCTAGGGAGGTGCTGTCCCATGCCGAAGGGATATGCCGATGCCTCACTCGGACGGGTGGCCCGGGCCCGGTCCCAGGGGCTTCTCGTACCAGCGCACGTCCCAGTAGCGGCCGAACTTCCAGCCCGCATCCGTGAACTCCCCGACCCGGCGGAAGCCGAAGCGTTCGTGAAGGCGGACCGAGGCCTCGTTCGGGAGGGCGACGCCGGCGAACACGCGGTGGACCGGCTCCTCGGCCAGCGCCGTGAAGAGGGCGTCGTAGAGCACCGTGCCCACGCCGCGGCCCACCGCGTGCGGGGCGAGGTAGACGCTGGCCTCCACCGAC is a genomic window containing:
- a CDS encoding Uma2 family endonuclease, which encodes MTALAHETLEAVMPKVATPPSDLDDVLWQAWKAMELPEGYHAEIVEGFIEVSPTGRYSHGRIANRLRDALVVFLAQGEFVARQDMNVIHKRKVWIPDVFIALEDAEEHVTEDGLGIDASAVQLIAEVVSPGKESLERDRERKRRAYARAEIPVYVMIDDYDGHGTVSVLTGPVPGEARYASEVRMPYGTEVIVPEGPAKGFTIDEAITGALRTA
- a CDS encoding GNAT family N-acetyltransferase, encoding MPQEHEEVQVRPGTEADLAALTDVYNHYVRETAVTFDTAVFTPEQRRPWLHSHPEDGPHRLLVAWTGDRIAGYATSSPFRPKPAYATSVEASVYLAPHAVGRGVGTVLYDALFTALAEEPVHRVFAGVALPNEASVRLHERFGFRRVGEFTDAGWKFGRYWDVRWYEKPLGPGPGHPSE